TGGGACGCCGCGGGCCGCGCTCCAGGAGCTCGCGGACCAGCGTGAACAGCCGGCGCGCCGCGTCGGTGTACCGGCGGTCCGGCGACCCCTCGGCGAGCCCGAGGACGGTACAGGTCGTATCGGCGGGCAGGGCGGCCCGCAGGGCGTCGCGGTCGCCGTCGGTGAGCCGGCCGAGCACCACGACGTGCCGTTCGGCGAAGGGCTCGCCGGGCACGGCCGGTGCGATGGCGCGCGCCGTCCACTCGGGCCGCAGCAGCACGACGTCAGGGGTGTCTCCGGCCGCGCGACGGTGCGGTGCGCCCTCGGTGTCGAGGTCGAACCAGCAGCGGTCGCGGGCGAAGGGGTAGCCGGGCAGGCTGATCCGGCGCACGGGGCTTGCGACGGGGCGGGCGTGCTCCCACTCCACCACGGCGCCGTCGGCCCACAGCGCCAGCAGCGTCCGGTGCGAACCCTGCCGCGTCCAGGCGGCCAGGGCGGAGCGCACGGCGTCACCGTCCGCGCGACGGCCCGGGCGGACGGTGCCGCGGACCCAGGAGCCGGTCACGGCAGGATCGGTGGCGAAGGCGGCGAGCCGCTCCCGGGCCTCGGCGAGGGAGGTCGCGGCGAAGGCGAGGCGCTCCTCCAGAGCCATACGTCCGGTCTGCAGGGTCCAGGCCACGGCGGGGAGATCGGCCTCGGTCAGCCCGGCAAGCCGGGCGTGCAGGCGGCGGGCCTGCTCGACCAGCTGGGCCTCGCTCTTGGCGGAGAGCACGAACAGCGCGGGGCCGGCCGGCGCGGCTGCGGGGGCGGCGGGCCGCCGGTACTCGGCGATGACCACGTGGGCGTTGGAGCCGCCGCCGCCGAAGCTGGACACGCCGGCGACGCGCGGCACGGTGCGCCGTTCACCGTCGCGGTCCACGACGGGCCGGTGCCAGGGCTCCAGCGTGCGCTGCACGCGCAACGGGGTGCGGTCGAAGTCGATGTGCGGGTTGAGGGTCGCGGAGTGCAGGCTCGGCACGAGTTCGCCGTGCCGCATCTGGAGCAGCACCTTGGTGACTCCGGCGATGCCGGAGGCGCTCTCGCAGTGCCCGATGTTGGACTTCACGGAGCCGATCGCGAGGCGCTCCGGGCCACCGCCCGCGCGGCGGAAGGCCTGCTCCAGGCCGACGACCTCGACGGGGTCGCCGAGGGACGTACCGGTGCCGTGCGCTTCGAGATAGCTCAGGGAGCGCGGGTCGACTCCGGCGGCGGTGAGTGCGTCGGCGATGACCTCGCCCTGCGCCACCGGGGTGGGCACCGAGTAACCGCTGGTGCGCCCGCCGTGGTTGACGGCGGTTCCCTTGACGACGCCGTGGATCTGGTCGCCGTCGGCGATGGCCCGCTCCAGCGGCTTGAGCAGGACGGCGCCGACCCCCTCGCCGGGCACGTAGCCGTCGCCGCCCTCACCGAAGCTCCGGCACCGGCCGTCACCGGAGAGGAACCTGCGCTGCCCGAGCACCAGGTACTTGTTGGGGTGCAGGGTGAGATTGACGCCGCCGGCGAGTGCCGTGTCGCACTGCCCGCTGCGGATGGCCTCGCAGGCGAGGTGGATGGAGGTGAGGCTGGACGAACACATGGTGTCCACGGCCAGGCTCGGGCCGTGGAAGTCGTAGAAGTACGAGACCCGGTTCGCGACCGTGGCGGCGCTGCCCCACAGCGCGTCGGGCCGGCCGCGTTCCTGCGCCTGGGCGCCGAGGAGCTGGTACTCCTGGTACATCACGCCGACGAACACGCCGACCCTGGCATCGCGTGACAGGCGGTCGGGGGTGTACCCGGCGTCCTCCAGGGTGTGGTGGGCGCACTGGAGGAACAGGCGCTCCTGCGGGTCGAGGTGGTCGGCCTCCAGCAGGGAGATGTGGAAGAACAGCGGGTCGAACCGCTCGATGTCGTCGAGGAATCCGCCCCAGCTGCCGGCTCCGGCATCCGCGTACCGCTGCCGGTTCCAGCGATCGGCCGGCACCTCCCGGATGCAGTCCCGGCCCGAACGCAGGTTCTGCCAGAACTCGTCCAGGTCGGCGGCCTCGGGGTAGCGGCCGCTGACGCCGATGATCGCGATGTCGCCGGGGCGCACGGACTCCGGGCCGACGGCGTCGTCGTCGGTCGTCCCGTCGCCGTCCTGGGTGACGGCCCGGTCGAGCAGCGGATCGGGCTGCGCCGGGGGTCTCCGCGGGGGCTGCGCCGGCGGTGTCCGCCGGTCGGGGGCGGCCGGGGTGCGGTGCTCACGGCCCAGGTGCTCCGCGAGGGCCCGCAGGGTGTGGTGCTCCTGGAAGGCGGTCAGCGGGACGGTCAGGCCGAGGCGCGCGTTCACCCGGTCGGCCAGACGTGCCAGGCCCCCCACGTCCAGCCCGAACTCGGCCAGCTCGGCGTCGGGGTGGAGTTCGGTGACGGGGACACGAAGGACCGCGGACACCTCGTCGGCGAGGGCGGCGTGCAGGGCGGAGTACGGCTCCTCGCTCCCGGCGACGGGCGACCCGAGGACGACGGCGTCCGGGGCCGGGGCGACGGGGATCGTCGCCCGATCCGACCGGGTCCCAGCCGTGGGGGCGGTCACCGGGAGCTGCGCGGGCACCTGCGACTCCAACCACAGCGCCAGCTCCGCGACCGTGTGGTGCTCGAACATCAGCGTCGGCGAAAGCTCCACCGACAGCCGCGTCTCCAACGCCGCGACCAACGACAGCAGATCGGCCGACGCAAGCCCCAACTCGTAGTAGCCGAGCCCCACATCCACCTGATCCGGCGTCACCTCAAGCCGCGTGGCCACCAGTTCTCGCACCACCTCCAGCACGCCGCTTCCTCCGACCGGGGCAGCCGGCACCGGCGCCGCGGGGGTCGGTGGCGCGAGGGTCACTGCCACAGGGGTCGCTGCCGCGGCGGTCGGTGCCGCCATCGTGGAGGCGTCGGCGCGGACGTCGAGGGAGGCCGCGGCACGGACCCTCTTGGCCACGAACTGGCCCACCTCGGCGACCTTCGCACCGGTGGCGTCGTAGAACTCCACGCTGAGCCGGATGAGTTCCTCGTCCCGGCGGACGGAGTGGGCGGCGACCCGGATGTAGCAGCGGTTCCCCAGCGGTCCGGTGGCGCGGAACCGCTCGAACATCAGGGGCAGGTAGAGGCCGGGACCGTCGTTGTCGCCGTACAGCATGCCGATGGCAACGCCACCGCCGAGCAGGCCCGCCTCGAACAGGGCCGGGTGGAAGAGGAACACGCCTTCGCTTCCCCGGTGTTCGGGGGCGAGCTCCACCTCGGCGATCCAGTCGCCGGCTCGGTGGTGGACCGCTCCGCCGATCTTCATCAGACCGGAGTGGACCAGGTCGTACTCGCGGCACCAGCCGTAGATCTCATCGAGCGTGGTCAGCCGGGTGGCCCCGTCGACGGGCAGCTCAAGCCGTTCGGTGAAGGTGGCGGGGGCACAGCGGCGCACGGTCGCGACGGCGTGGAGGACGTCGACCGTGTCCTCGGGGCGTCGACTGCGGACCTCGACACGCCAGCCTCCGTCCGGCCCACCGCGTCCCTCGACGGTGGTCAGGACGCGCTTCGCGGGCCCGACGACGAGCGGAGCAAGAATCGTGAGGTTGCGTAACTCCACGTCCTGCATGGGGTGGCCGTGCCGAGCGAGGACCTGGAGGACCAGGTCCACGTAACCGACCCCGGGCAGGAGGCTGCGGCCGTGGACGACGTGCCCGTGCAGCAGCGGGTTGTCGGCGGTGACAGTGAAGGTCTCGCTGAACGTGGTCGATCCGGTCATGGGTGTCCGTCCCGAAAGGAGCGTCGAGCCAGCGGGTGGGCCCGGTGGCGGCATAGCCGGCGAAGAACAGCCGGAATTGCGCCACGGGAATCCCCGAATACCGGCGCATGGGTACGCAGAAAAGCGAGCAGCACCGATTCCCGACTAACCCCTTCGAGGGACCTCACCGAGGGCGGCAGGCGTCAGGAACACGAAGTCGAATGCTGATCGGGCAATACCAGGAGGAGCGGAGCTTCACCGCTCAGTAGGGATAGCCGAACGAAGGCCGGTCATACGCACAACGTGTTGCTGAACCTACGTCGTGCTCACACAGGCACAGCCCGCACTTTTCCCCGATCATCATGGTCGGATTCACCCCCCGATAGCCCGCAACCGTGATCGAACGAAACGTTAGGTCATCGACTGCACGCCGTCAACCATGATCCGCCGCCAAGAAATCTGCGGCTGCTGAATATCCTGTTCGGCCAGCTCAGTCGCTATGCAGGGCCTCCGACTGGCGCGCGAACGGCCCCCGGCGGAGGACACCGCAGGCCGGGCCCCGACCGACGAGCCGCAATGCCGCCGTCCTTTCGGCCGACCCGCTCACCCAGCTCGGATTTCGAGCTCGCACATCACCCGACCTGCTGAGATCTCCTATTCCGGGGAACACGGCAGGTGATCGTTCTCCACCTTTCGGGCGGCTCTGGTCACCGAGCGTGAAGGAACGGCCACCGGGGGGTTTTCCGCCGGGATCCTGCCGTCGAGGCCCCGGGTGTTTTGCCCCGCTATCGAGTCGAGTTCTACGAATGTCCGTACCCCCGCCCCGACGCGCTCTTCGAGCCGACCGAAAAGATCTTCTGCGCGGACGGCCCGGTGAAGTCGCTGGTCGAACTGACAGCGAGGCTTTTCCGGCCTTCGGCCGAGGATCGAATTCGGGCCGATCCGGTGGCCCTGCTCCGCGGGTCCGAGAGAGCCCGGGGCTCTCGTGACGTGTCCAGGCGCCGGGCCGGATCATGCGCATCCCCATCACCGGGTCCCGCGCTGTCACGAGGCGGACCGTCCGGCAGGCGGCCGGACATGCGGAAAGCACCTCCGGCCGACCGGAATCGAGGATTGTCGAGGCCGTTGTGCCTTCGTGGGGGGCTCCTGAACGGACGGCGGAGGGCGCGGCCCCGATGGGCCGGACCCTCCGCCGTCGTGACCGGTCTTCGGCGATCCGCTACTGGACGACCGGCAGGGTACCGGTGGGATCAGGTGCGCGTCCGGTGCTGGGCGGTACCGCCGTTGCAGGTCCGCAGCTTTACGGCGGCGCCGTTGACCACGACGGCCGCGACCACGGCGACCACGGCGGCCACCCGTCGACGGCGCCCCCGCAGGCCGGGCGGAGCACCCGGTCGAGGCGATGCGCGCACTGGCGGGGTGGCGGCCGGATTCCCGATGCCAGGGGCGCCCGGGATCCTCGGGCGTCCCCAGAGGCTAGCCAGAGGCCATGAGCATGTCAATGGCCTGGACAAGCTTCCGTCCAACGTGGTCGCGGCGGCCGGCCTCCCACTCGGCTGGGCCCAGCAACTCCTTTGCGAAACACGGTCTTTGGCAATGCCGGAGCCCAGGACGGCCCGACCGGCGGCCGGCCCTGGGGGCCACCACCTCACCATCGGCTGGCATCCCTACCGGGCGGAGAGGGAGTCGGGCCAGCGGACCGCGCGATCACACGGATCCCGGACACCGCCGGACTCAAACCGGCCCACTCGGTGTCCGCCCTCCGGGCTCCGGCCCCGTCAGTGCTTCACGCGTCCGGGCCCCGGCCCCGTCAGTGCTTCACGTAGACCTGCGGCGGATACCGGGCTCCGGTCCGGAGTGGGCCGGTGGGCTCGACACGGTCGGACGTCTGCCGACGGCTCAGGTGCTCCCCGTCGGCGCCGTGCCGCGCGTAGGGGTCCAGCAGGAGGTCGTGCCCATGGTCGTTGTCCAGGTCGCGCCAGACGGTGTGCACGTGTTGGCCCGCGGCGACCGCGGTGTCCGCTTCGACCAGCAGGCCGGAGGTCGAAATCCGGTGGTAGCGCGCGCTGTCGGGTTCGGTGCCGACGGCCCATGCGAAGTGCGGCTCGGACGGATGCTCGCGGCACACCTCGTCGCGGTACCGAGCGGTATGGGCATCGCCCCCATGGGGAGCGGGGTGCCGGTCAGGTGCCGCTGGGCGACGACGGTGAAGCCCAGGGAGAGGTGATGGCCGATGATGCGCCACCCCCAGGTGTCCTCGACACCGGCCGTCGTCCTGGCCGGCGCACTACGCGGCGTCCACGAGAACCGCCGCGCCACCACGGCGAGCCGTCCTCCCGCGTCCGCGCGCAGACAGGCGGACGCCGCCGCGTGGGGGCGGCGGCGTCCGGTCGACGGGGTTTCCGGGCCTACGGGTAGGAAACCAGGTTGGACGGGACGGTACCGGTGCCGGAGGTGGGGGCGCCGCTGTTGTTCACCACGTGGTTGAACTGGCCGTTACCACCGAGCGAGTTGACCAGGACGTCGTGGAGCTTGACGCCCGGCTTGTCCGGGACCTCGAAGCCGTGGTCCATGACGATGGTCGGGTCGACGTTGAAGTAGCAGTAGCTGCCCAGGCCCCAGCCCTCGTGGGTGTTGACCGAGTCCTCGACCTTGTAGGCCGCGTAGCCCTTGACGCTGCCGTTCTGGATCGCCGCCTGGTTGGGGGCGTCGTAGGACTTCTCGTTCTGGAAGAAGATGGTCCTGCCACGGTCGCCGAACCACTCGACGTCGTACTTGTTGAAGTGCTCGACGAACAGGCCGGTGGCCAGCACGTCGTTGCCGCGCACCTGCATGCCGTAGTCGGAGCGGTTGCTCTCCCAGCCGACGCCGGCGCCGTGGTCCGCGCGCCAGATCCAGGTGTGGTCGACGATGGTGTTGTTGCTGTTGATCAGCATGCCGGCGGTGGCCTTGCCCGCCGTGACGCCGCCGACCCGGACGAAGACGTCCTGGACGGTGGTCGGGTTCGCCGCGTGGTCCGCGCCCGGGCCGGCGTCGCCGACCTGGAGGAGGGCGGGCGAGTTGACCGTACCGGCGTCCAGCAGCAGGCCGGCGAGCTTGACGCCGTCCACGTCGGCGACCTTGAGCGCGGTGACGCCGTTGTCCGGGATGATGGTGGCCATGCCCAGGCCCAGCACCACGGTGTTGGCCCGCGTCACGTTGATGGTCTGGTCGACGTGGTAGACGCCCGGGGTGAAGAGCAGGTTGAGGCCCTGGGCGAGCGCCTGGTTGATGGTCGCGGCGGTGGCCCCGGCCTTGACCACGTAGAACTGGCTCAGCGGGATGGAGTCACCCTGCGGCGCGCCGTTGCCCCAGTCGGTGCCGCGCGCGTTGGTGCGCTTGGCCGGCGTGAAGACCTTGTAGTCGTTGCCGTCCAGGTAGAGGAACGGCTTCTCGCGGGAGACCGGGGTGGTGTCGAGGGTGGTGTACGGCGGGTCGGGGAAGCCCTGGGCGGGAGCGCCCTGGACGCCGGAGAACGTCTGGTTCCAGACGCCGTTGCTGAAGCCGCCGATGGAGCTGTCGCGGGTGTACCACTGCTGCTGCGAGTAGTTGCCCACCTGGCCGTCGATCTTGCTGTCGGCGATGTAGCCGCCGCTGGCCCAGCCGTAGCTCGACGGGGCGAGGTTGAGACCGCCCTCGACGTGCATCCGGCGGAACGGCGCGGCCTGCGAGACGGCCCAGCGGTCGGTGCCGCTGACCGGCTTGAGGTGCAGGTTCTCCGCCGAGCGCCAGAAGTTCTGGGTGGCGTTGCCCTGCATCCAGCCCGCGTCGACGGTGACGTCGCCGTTGAAGGTGGTGTCGTCCGGGTTCAGGCCCAGACCCGCGATCGAGGTGTAGAACCCGATGTTGGCGTTGATGTTGTTGTACGTGCCCGGCTTGAACAGCATGGCGTACCGCTCGGAGCCGAACTGGTTGGACTCCTGCTGCGTGAAGATCTGGTCGACCGTGGCCTGGATGTTCGGCGTGGAGGGGTCGAAGATCTTCACGTTGGGGCCGAGGTCGCCGCCGCCCTGGACCGGCGGGACGGTGCTGGTGCTGCCGGTGTGCACCGCGAACTCCCAGAGGGAGTAGCCGTAGCCGGTGTGGCGGTGGGTGCCGTTCATCCGCACGTAGCGGCCGGTGCCGGAGACGTTGAGGGTCTCCACGCCGCCGGCGCCGGTGGTGGTGGTGTAGACGGTGTTCCAGTTGGTGCCGTCGGGCGACAGCTGGATCTGGTAGCCGTCGCCGTACGCGGCCTCCCAGTTCAGGACGACCTGGCAGACCTGCTGGCTGGAGCCGAGGTCGACCTGCAGCCACTGCGGGTCGCTGGCGGCGGAGGCCCATCGGGTGCCGGTGTTGCCGTCGACGGCCGCGGAGGCGAGCGTGCCGCCGTTCTCCGTCGAGGACGCGGTGGCGGTCTTGCCCTGCGCCGCGTTGTCGGTGCCGCAGGTCCCGCCGGTGCCGCCGGTGCCGCCGGTGCCGCCGGTGCCGCCGGTGCCGCCGGCCGGGGTGCCGTAGACCTGGAACTCCCAGAGGGAGTAGCCGTAGCCGGTGTGGCGGTGGGTGCCGTTCATCCGCACGTAGCGGCCGGTGCCGGAGACGTTGAGCGTCTCCACGCCGCCGGCGCCGGTGGTGGTGGTGTAGATCGTGGTCCAGGCGACGCCGTCGGCCGAGGTCTGGATCTGGTAGCCGTCGCCGTACGCGGCCTCCCAGTTCAGGACGACCTTGTCGATCGCGGCGCTGACACCGAGGTCGACCTGGATCCACTGCTGGTCGGTCGCGGCCGAGGCCCAGCGGGTACCGGTGTTGCCGTCGACGGCCGCGGTGGCCGGGGTGCCGCCGTTCTCCGTGGACGAGGAGCTGACCGTCTTGCCCTGGGAGAGCAGGGTGCCTGCGGCGCTGGCGGTGGTGACCGGAAGGGCCATCGCCAGACCGGCCACCACGGCGGCTGCCGTGAGGGCGGCCGGAGCGCGGCGCACGGCGCCTGGACGTGTTGAGGTGAGCCTCATGGGCTTCTCCTGCAGCTGAGTGGGGGTGCGGAGTGCATTGCGGCGGGAGGGCGGCCGAGGCGGGCGGTGCGAGGAGGAACCGCAGCGGGCCATGACGCGCCGATCACCACAAAGGGTGGGGGATTTCTGAAGGGGGATGGCGCCCTGGCACCGAAGGCCCGGAGAGCGCTCCCCAGAGTTTCGGGGCCGATCTTCACCGATGTCAAGACTCTGGAGGAACTTCTTGCACGGAGCGATTCCGCGGCCAGGACGGGCTCCTGATGACGTGTCCGATCCCAGCGCGGGAGCTTCACCGCAGGTCAGCGCGGTGAAGGCACGGACCCCTCCCGCTCCGCCGGGACTCCTCCGGAATCGAGGAACCGGGCGAGCGGCAGGGTGGCCGCGCCGAGGGTGACGGCGTCCGGCCCCAGCAGGCCGAGTTCGATCGAGGTCTGGGCACGCGGGAAACCGAACGCGTGGGTCGTCGCCGACTGCTGGATGGCGGGCAGCAGTCTGGGGCCGAGCAGCAGCCCGGCCCAGCCGCCGATCACGATCCGTTCGGGGTTGAAGAGGTTGATCAGGTCGGCGATGCTCGCGCCGAGGTACTCCGCGGTCTCGCAGAGCAGCGCGTCGGCCACCGGGTCGTCCCCGCGCTCGGCAGCCGCCAGCAGGGCCGCCAGTCCGGCCTTCTCGTCGGCGCTGGTAGCCGCGCCGGGTCCGTCGGCGCGCCAGCGCTCGACCAGCGCTTCGGCGCCGACGTAGGCCTCCAGGCAGCCGCGCGCGCCGCAGCGGCAGAGCCGGCCGCCGACGTGGACCTTGGTGTGCCCCCACTCGCCCGCGCTGCTGGTCGCGCCCCGGTAGGGCGTGCCGTTGGCGATCACGCAGGCCCCGACACCGGAGCCGAACAACGCGATCACCGCATGGCTCGCGCCCCGGCCCGCCCCGAACCACATCTCGGCCTGGCCGAGGGTTTTGGCGCCGTTGTCGATGTG
The sequence above is drawn from the Kitasatospora sp. NBC_00315 genome and encodes:
- a CDS encoding ROK family protein; this encodes MVQRSVQTVRDLRRSSRSTLLRRLYFEGRTSRQQLGHATGLSAATVSNVVGELMADGLVEEAGSVDSAGGRPRILLQVKPGIGHLVGVDVGETQVRVGLYDLALTELAACDQPLSDHGHDVGHVVRLILAGLAEVIAAAGVEERSVLGVGIGVPGIVEQAGPAGDGRCVLVHGPTVGWDAVPLGRLLRAGTDLPLHIDNGAKTLGQAEMWFGAGRGASHAVIALFGSGVGACVIANGTPYRGATSSAGEWGHTKVHVGGRLCRCGARGCLEAYVGAEALVERWRADGPGAATSADEKAGLAALLAAAERGDDPVADALLCETAEYLGASIADLINLFNPERIVIGGWAGLLLGPRLLPAIQQSATTHAFGFPRAQTSIELGLLGPDAVTLGAATLPLARFLDSGGVPAEREGSVPSPR
- a CDS encoding discoidin domain-containing protein; this translates as MRLTSTRPGAVRRAPAALTAAAVVAGLAMALPVTTASAAGTLLSQGKTVSSSSTENGGTPATAAVDGNTGTRWASAATDQQWIQVDLGVSAAIDKVVLNWEAAYGDGYQIQTSADGVAWTTIYTTTTGAGGVETLNVSGTGRYVRMNGTHRHTGYGYSLWEFQVYGTPAGGTGGTGGTGGTGGTGGTCGTDNAAQGKTATASSTENGGTLASAAVDGNTGTRWASAASDPQWLQVDLGSSQQVCQVVLNWEAAYGDGYQIQLSPDGTNWNTVYTTTTGAGGVETLNVSGTGRYVRMNGTHRHTGYGYSLWEFAVHTGSTSTVPPVQGGGDLGPNVKIFDPSTPNIQATVDQIFTQQESNQFGSERYAMLFKPGTYNNINANIGFYTSIAGLGLNPDDTTFNGDVTVDAGWMQGNATQNFWRSAENLHLKPVSGTDRWAVSQAAPFRRMHVEGGLNLAPSSYGWASGGYIADSKIDGQVGNYSQQQWYTRDSSIGGFSNGVWNQTFSGVQGAPAQGFPDPPYTTLDTTPVSREKPFLYLDGNDYKVFTPAKRTNARGTDWGNGAPQGDSIPLSQFYVVKAGATAATINQALAQGLNLLFTPGVYHVDQTINVTRANTVVLGLGMATIIPDNGVTALKVADVDGVKLAGLLLDAGTVNSPALLQVGDAGPGADHAANPTTVQDVFVRVGGVTAGKATAGMLINSNNTIVDHTWIWRADHGAGVGWESNRSDYGMQVRGNDVLATGLFVEHFNKYDVEWFGDRGRTIFFQNEKSYDAPNQAAIQNGSVKGYAAYKVEDSVNTHEGWGLGSYCYFNVDPTIVMDHGFEVPDKPGVKLHDVLVNSLGGNGQFNHVVNNSGAPTSGTGTVPSNLVSYP
- a CDS encoding DUF3500 domain-containing protein, with protein sequence MCREHPSEPHFAWAVGTEPDSARYHRISTSGLLVEADTAVAAGQHVHTVWRDLDNDHGHDLLLDPYARHGADGEHLSRRQTSDRVEPTGPLRTGARYPPQVYVKH